CTGGCGGTCGGGCATGTTCTGCAGCGCCTGGACGATGTCGTCGCCCGCGTCGTGCTCACGGGCGGCCTTGACCAGGTCGTCCTTGGAGGCGGGGTAGTCGACCCCGCTCAGGTGCTTCTGCAGGTCGATCGGGTTGGGTGCAGTGCTCATACCCGCCTGCTGCCCCGCGTTCACGAGACGTAACGGCGGGCTCGCGAGTTCTCCTGCGAGGCCTCCAGGCTCGCCAGCCTGGCCTCCACGCGTGGCGGCACGCGCCGCCGCTCGGCCAGCACCCACGGCAGCCCGCGCAGGGCGTCCAGGGCCGCCAGCGCCGACACGCGGTCGCGCGGCACCGTCCTGGCCAGGTGCACGGTACGCCGCAGCGCCGCCCGCACCGGCCGCCGCAGCCAGGTGAACCAGAGCGTGTTGCGCAGCCCCACCCGCCGCCTGCCGTGCGAATCCCGCAGGGTCGAGGCCTGGTGGTGCACGGTCAGCTCCTCCAGGTAACACAGCTCCCAGCCCGCCGTGGCCAGGTCCACGGCCAGCAGCTCCTCCTCGCCGCCCAGCCACAGCCGCCGGTTGAAGCCGCCGCACTCCAGGAACGCCTCCCGCCGCAGCACCGACGCCCCCGCCAGGAAGCTGCCCAGCGCGGGGCCGGGCAGCCAGTCGGGCCCGCGTACGGGCGAGCCGCGCAGCTCGGCCACGATCGGGTCGTCGCGCCCGCCCGGCTCGGCCAGGATGCGGGCCGTCACGACGGCCAGGCGGGGATGGGCGTCCAGCACGTCGGCCGCCCGCGCCAGGGAGCCCGGCGCCCACCACGTGTCGTCGTCGGCGAAGGCCACGTACGGCGTGCGCAGCCGCCCGACCCCCACGTTGCGGCCCACGGCGCCCAGGTTCTCGTCGAGGGCGACCAGGTCCACCTCGGGATAGGCGCGCGCGACGGCCTCGGCGGTGCCGTCGGTGGAGCCGTTGTCCACCAGCACCACCTGGGGCCGTTCCGGCAGCGCGAGCAGGCGGCCCAGCGCGGTGAGCGCCTCCTCGCGCCGGTTCCAGGTGATCACGACGGCGCCCACGCGCGGATCAGTCATCGGCCCGCTCCAGCGTGCGCCGCGCCCGTTCCACGGAGACCGGCAGCTCGCGCCGCTCCGCCAGCGCCCTCGGCAGCCTGCGCACCGCCGTACGCAGCCCCTCCCTGCCCGCCGAGCCGCTGCGCAGCGCCTGGAACGAGCGCCGCGCCACCACCCGCCACGGGCGGCGCAGCACGGCGGTCAGCACCGCGTTGCGCGCGGCCAGCACCTGCCTGCCGCGCGGGTCCCTGGCGGGCGAGGGGTGGTGGTGCGCCACCACGTCGTCCACGTACGCCAGCCCCCAGCCCTTGGCGGCCAGGTCCACGGCCAGCCGCTCCTCCTCGCCGAAGAAGAAGATCACGTCGTCGAAGCCTCCCGCGTCGAGGAACGCCTCCTTGCGCACCACCGCCCCGCACGCCAGGAACCCCAGCACGCTCGGCCCCGGCAGGTCCGCCTCGACGCCGAGCGGGGAGTGGCGCATCTGCTCCGACACCGGGTCCAGCCGCTCCTCGGGGCCGACCAGCACGCGCGCGCCCAGGACCGCCAGGCGCGGGTAGGCGTCCAGCACGTCGGCGGCCCGCTCCAGGGCGCCGGGCGCCCACCAGGAGTCGTCGTCGGCGAAGGCCACGTAGGGGGTCTCGGCCATCTGGACGCCGATGTTGCGGCCGGGGGCGCCCAGGTTCCTGCCCGCCTCGACCACGTGGACGTCGGGGAAGTGGCGCCGGACGAACGTGGCGGTGCCGTCCGTGGAGCCGTTGTCGACGAGGATCACCGGGCGTGGGTGCAGGGGGAGCGAGCGGGTCAGCGCCGGCAGCCGGTCCTTGCTCGCCACGACGACCGTGACGCGGGCTCCGTTCTTCACACGATGTCACTTACCGGAGGGGACCGCCTTACTCCTCCACCGATCCGTTGACGGGTGCCGGGGGGAGGCGTATGAAGGAGGTAACAGTGTTACCGACAAGAAACGGCGTTACCAAGCATGACGGTTACCGCGTACCAGCAGGCCCAGCGGGAAGGCCAGAGCGCCGTCAGGGCGGCCATCCTCGACGCGGCCAAGCGGCTGCTCATCGCGGAGGGGCCTGGGGCGCTCACCGTGCGGCGGATCTCCGGCGAGGCAGGCTGCTCCACCAAGGTGATCTACACGCTCTTCGGCGGGAAGGACGGGCTGGGCGAGGCGCTGTGGCTGGAGGGGTTCGCGCGGTTCGAGCGGTGGATGCTGGCCCTGCCGCCGCACGACGACCCCTTCACGCGGCTGCACCGGGGGCTCATGGCCTACCGCGAGTACGCGCTGAGCGAGCCCGACTACTACCGGGTCATGTTCCAGGGGGCGCTGCCGGGGCTGCGGCCGGGGCGTGAGGCGGTGCAGGCCGCCAAGCGCACGTTCGAGCTGCTGGTGCGCGGGGTGGCCGACTGCCTGGACGCCGGGCTGCTGCGCGGGGCGGAGGCCGGAGAGATCGCCGACGTGTTGTGGATGGCCGTCCACGGTGCCGTAGGTCTTGAAATTTCGGGATTTTTCGATCGGGACGTGGCCGAACGGCGTTACCGGCTCCTCTGCACCTCGGTGCTCACGCCGTTCCTGGCCTACGACGAGGGAAGGGACACGCCATGACCACTCCGTTCAAGGATGGATTCGCCCCGGTCAGCGAGGAGGTCACCGCCTTCGACCTCGACGTCACCGGCCGCATCCCGGCCGAGCTGAACGGCCGCTACCTGCGCAACGGGCCCAACCCGCTCAGCCTCGACGACCCCAGCGCCGGCCACCTGTTCTTCGGCGAGGGCATGGTGCACGGCGTGCGGCTGCGCGACGGCCGCGCCGAGTGGTACCGCAACCGCTGGGTCCGCAGCGCCCGCGTGGCCGAGCGGCTCGGCGAGGAGCCCAGGCCCGGGCCCGTGCACGCCGGTCTCGACTTCGCGGCCAACACCCACGTCATCGGGCTGGGCGGGCGCACGTTCGCCACGGTGGAGGCGGGGGCGCTGCCGTACGAGCTGGGCTACGAGCTCGACACCATCGGCGCGTGCGACTTCGACGGCGGGCTGCCGGGCGGCTTCGCCGCGCACACCCACCTCGACCCGGTCGCCGGCGAGCTGCACGCGCTGGCCTACTTCTTCGGCTGGGACCACCACCAGCACCTCGTGCTCGACCCCAAGGGCGTGGTCCAGCGGGTCACGGACATCCCGGTCGCCGACAAGCCGATGGTGCACGACTTCGCGCTCACCGAGCGGTTCGTGGTGATCTACGACCTGCCGGTCACCTTCAGCATGGACCACGCGGAGCGGGGCGCCCGCCTGCCGTACGCGTGGAACGACGAGCACCCCGCGCGCATCGGGCTCATGTCGCGCGAGAGCGGCGACCTGCGGTGGGTGGACGCGCCGCCGTGCTGGGTCTTCCACACCCTCAACGCCTACGACGACGGCGACGAGGTGGTCGTGGACGTGGTCAGCTACCCCAAGGGGTTCGTGGACGCGCGGCTCGACCTGGGCGGCAGGCCCACGCTCGACCGGTGGCGGATCAACCTCACCACGGGCAGGGTCGGGCAGGCGCGGCTCGACGACCGCGCCCAGGAGTTCCCGCGCATGGACGAGCGCCGCACCGGCCGCCCCTACCGCTACGGCTACACCGCCACCACCCGCGAGCTGATCGACGTGGTGGGCGGCGAGCTGGAGGACCTGCCGGACGACGCCTTCGACAACACGCTCATCAAGCACGACCTGCGGCGGGGCACGCAGGAGACGCGGCCGCTGGGGCGCGGCGCGTACGTGGGCGAGCCCGTCTTCGTCGGCGCGGGGCAGGCCGAGGACGACGGTTACGTGCTGTCGTTCGTCAACAACCCGGCCAGGGGAGCCGCCGACCTGGTCATCCTGTCCGCGCAGGACTTCACCGGCGAGCCGGTCGCCACCGTGCATCTGCCGGCCCGGGTGCCGCTCGGCTTCCACGGAAGCTGGATCGCCGACTGACTCGGAGGCGGTAGCCTCTTCAGGTTGGACCTAACACGTGAAGAGGGAGAGGCCGTGACCGGTCTGGTCGTCGCCATGGACGGACCTTCTGGGTCGGGTAAGTCGAGCGTGTCGCGCGGTGCCGCCCGCGCGCTGGGCCTGCGTTACCTCGACACCGGGGCGATGTACCGCGCGATGACCTGGTGGGTGCTCCAGCAGGGCATCGACCCGGCCGACCACGCCACGGTCGCGGCCCGCTGCGGCGAGCCCGCCATCGTCTCCGGCACCGACCCCGACGCGCCCGCGATCCACGTCGACGGCGTGGACGTCGCGGGGCCGATCAGGCAGGCCGAGGTCACCGGCGCGGTCTCGGCCGTCGCCGCCGTGCCCGAGGTGCGCGCGCGGCTCGTCGCGTTGCAGCGCGAGATCATCGGCACCGGTGACATCGTGGTCGAGGGCCGCGACATCGGCTCGGCCGTCTGGCCCGAGGCGCCGGTCAAGATCTACCTGACGGCGAGCGCGGAGGCCCGCGCCCGCAGGCGCAGCGCCGAGGTCGCCGGCTCCACGGTGGAGGCGCAGCAGGAGGCCATGGCCAGGCGTGACACCCTGGACTCAACACGTAAGACGGACCCGCTCTCGATGGCGGTTGGCGCCATCGAGCTCGACACCACCGCGCTGACCTTGGATGAGGTTGTGGCGGAGGTGCTGAGACTGGTCGCGGAGCGGAGGAGCTCGGGAGGAGAGCGCGAGGGACGAGCCGACGAGTCCCGAAGCGGCCGCGACCATATCCGCGAGCGCACCTGAACCGTTCAGGTGCGGTACTCACTGTAAGGACGAGACATCGTGTCAACGGGGGATTGGGTCGAGGCCGACCTCGACGAGCTGGAGATCGACGAGCAGGAGCACCACGGCGTGCCGCTGCCGGTCGTGGCCATCGTCGGGCGGCCGAACGTCGGCAAGTCCACGCTGGTCAACCGCATCATCGGCCGTCGTGAGGCGGTCGTCGAGGACGTGCCGGGCGTCACCCGCGACCGCGTCACCTACGACGCCAACTGGCGCGGCCGCCGCTTCACCGTGGTCGACACCGGCGGCTGGGACCCTGACGCCACCGGCATGAACCTGCGCATCGCCGAGCAGGCCCAGGTCGCCGTGGAGCTGGCCGACGTGATCGTGTTCGTCGTGGACGCCACCGTGGGCGCCACCGACGCCGACGAGATCGTGGGCTCGGTGCTGCGGCAGTCCGGCAAGCCGGTCATCCTGGCCGCCAACAAGGTCGACAACCAGCAGCTGGAGCTGGAGGCCGCCGCGCTGTGGGCGCTCGGCCTCGGCGAGCCGTACCCTGTCTCGGCGCTGCACGGCCGCTCCAGCGGCGACCTGCTCGACGTGGTGCTCGAGGCGCTGCCCGAGACGCCCGAGGTGACCTTCGGCGCCGAGCGCGGGCCCGCCCGCGTCGCGCTGCTCGGCAAGCCCAACGTCGGCAAGTCCTCCCTGCTCAACAAGCTGGCGGGGGAGGAGCGGGTGCTGGTCGACCCGATGGCGGGCACCACCCGCGACCCCGTGGACGAGCTGATCGAGCTGGGCGGGCGCACCTGGCGCTTCATCGACACCGCCGGCATCCGGCGGCGCGACCGCGAGCTGCAGGGCGCCGACTTCTACGCCGCCATGCGCACCCGCGCGGCGCTGGAGCGCACCGAGGTGGCGATCGTGCTGATCGACGCCAGCGAGCCGCTCACCGAGCAGGACCTGCGCATCATCGGCCTGGTCATCGAGTCGGGGCGGGCCATGGTGGTGGCCTTCAACAAGTGGGACCTGGTCGACGAGGACCGGCGCTACTACCTGGAGAAGGAGATCGACCGGCAGCTCGTCCGCACCCCGTGGGCGCTGCGGGTCAACATCTCCGCCAAGACCGGCCGGCACGTCGACCGGCTCGTCCCGGCCCTGGAGAAGGCGCTCGACTCCTGGTCCACCCGGGTGCCGACGGCCCGGCTCAACGCGTTCCTCACCGAGCTGGTGCAGCAGACGCCGCCGCCGGTGCGCGGCGGCAAGCAGCCGAAGATCCTGTTCGCCACGCAGGCGTCCGTCGAGCCGCCCAAGTTCGTGCTGTTCACCTCCGGGTGGCTGGAAGACACCTACCGCCGCTTCATCGAGCGCCGCATCCGCGAGGAGTTCGGCTTCGCCGGATCCCCGATCGAGGTGACGATGAAGATCAGGGAAAAGCGCGCGAAGAAGGACAAGTGACTGGGGTACGATTCAGCGCAACGCGTTGACGGAGACGAGTAGCCAGCGGGTCCGCACGGGCCGAGAGAGCCGCCGGTAGCTGCGAAGGCGGTGCCGTGCCCCGCTGGTGAAGACACTCCCGAGTGCGGGGAGGAAATGCCCCGCCGGTCTGACCCCCGTCATCGGGTCGCCGAGGCCGCCTCCGTCGTGGGGCGGCGAAAGTGCGGTGGCACCGGGAGCTCCCTTCTCCCCCGCACTCCCAAGGGGTCATGCACTTCCTTCATCGAGGAGCTGTAATGATCTCTCGTGTCATGTCGGCGGAGCTGTCCGAGCACGCCGGCCAACGAGTGACGATCGCCGGCTGGGTCCATCGCCGCCGGCGACTCAAATCCGTGTCCTTCCTCGTCGTCAGGGACCGTACCGGGCTGGCGCAGGCCATCTCGGGCGGTGACCTGCCGCCCGAGGAGAGCGTCGTCCGGGTCACCGGCACGGTGGCCGCCAGCGAGCAGGCACCCGGCGGCTACGAGCTGGTCTCGCCCGAGGTCGAGGTGCTCGCGCAGCCGTGCGAACCGCCGCCGTTCGACCTCTACCGGCCCGTGGTCGGGGCGGCCCTGCCGGCCGTGCTCGACCACGCGCCGGTCGCGCTGCGGCACCCGCTGCTGCGCGCCGGGCTGGAGATCTCGGCCGCGAGCGTGGCCGGGTTCCGCGAGACGCTCGACCGGCTCGGCTTCACCGAGATCCACACACCCAAGATCGTCGAGTCGGCCACCGAGTCGGGCGCGAACGTCTTCGGCATCGACTACTTCGGCCGGCCCGCCTACCTCGCCCAGTCGCCGCAGTTCTACAAGCAGGCGATGGCCGGGGTGTTCGAGCGGGTCTACGAGGTGGGCCCGGTCTTCCGCGCCGAGCCGCACGACACCGTGCGGCATCTGGCCCAGTACACCAGCCTGGACGCCGAGCTGGGCTTCGTCCGCGACCACCGGGACGTGATGGTGGTGCTGCGGGAGGCCGTGGCGGGCATGCTGGAGTCCGTACGCGGCCGCGCCGGCGCCGCGCTCGGCCTGCTCGGCGTCGTCCCGCCCGCGGTGCCCGCCGAGATCCCCGCCATCCACTTCACCGAGGCGCAGCGGCTGACCTCCAGCGACGAGTCCGACCTGGCGCCCGCCCAGGAGCGGTGGCTGTCGGAGTGGGCGGAGCGGGAGCACGGGTCGCAGTTCCTGTTCGTCACCGGGTTCCCGATGTCGAAGCGGCCGTTCTACACCCATCCGGACCCGGCGCGGCCCGCGTACTCCAACGGGTTCGACCTGCTCTTCCGGGGGATGGAGCTGGTGACCGGGGGGCAGCGGCTGCACCGGTACGAGGACTACGTGCGGGCGCTGGGCTCACGGGGGGAGGGGACTGCGGCGTACGAAGGGTATCTGCAGGCCTTCCGGTACGGGATGCCGCCGCACGGTGGGTTCGCGCTCGGGCTGGAGCGGTGGACGGCGCGGCTGACCGGGGCGGCCAACGTCCGGCAGACCACCGCGTTTCCGCGCGACCTGCACCGGCTCTCACCGTGAACGCGCGTGCCCGTCCCGTCCCTGTCGAGGGGTGGGGCGGGCACGCCTCAGCGGCTTTCCACGGTGCGGCCTTCAGCGGCGTGGCATCAGGACGGCGACCGCCGCGCCCAGCAGGCAGATGAACGCCGTCACCAGGAACATCTCGGTGTACTCGGTGTGCAGGGCCGCCTGCACCTTGGCGGTGTAGTCGGCCAGTCGCCGCTGGTACGTCTCCCGATCCACGCCGAACGGGAGCGGCGTGTCCAGGTGGGCCGTCAGCGACTGGAACCGGTAGAACCCCCACGCCGACACCGCCGCGATGCCGATCAGCATGCCCATCATCCTGGCCACCACGACCGCCGCCGACGCCACCCCGTGCTGCGCCGCCGTACTCGCGCGCAGCACCGCCGACGACACCGGCGCGATCACCAGCCCCAGCCCCAGCCCGGCGAGCACCAGGTCACGATCCATCGCCGGCCCCGCCCCGGCCAGGTCGAGCGGCCAGTGGCTCATCAGCCAGTAACCCCCGGCCGCCAGCGCCATGCCCGCCACCGCCACGACCCGCTCACCCAGCCTGCGCGCCAGCAGCCCGCCCAGCAGGGCCGCCACCGCCAGCGCCGCCAGGAACCTGGCCAGCACCAGCGACGCGTCCAGCGCCTCCTTGCCGAGCAGGGTCTGGGCGGTGATCTGCACGAACACCATGGTGACCAGCAGCGCGGCGCCGGCCAGGAAGCTGACGGCGAGGGTGGCCAGGAGCGGTCGCTTGCGGGTGGTGGCGAGGTCGAGCAGGCGTACGGGGGAGCGGATCTCCCACCAGACGAAGGCCACGGCCACCAGCACGCCGGCCACTATCACGGGCGGGCCCCAGGGTGGGAGGACGGCGGTGGCGGGGTCGGGGTTGTACAGGCCCACGACTAGGAGCGCCAGGGCCAGGGCGAGCAACACCCCGCCCACCACGTCCACCCGCTTCGCCGCCACCCCGTCGGCGGCCGTCGTCTCGGCACTCGCTACCTCGCCGGGCGCCGTCACGCCAGCAGCCGCCGTCTTGGCGCTCGCTACCTCGCTGGGCGCCGTCACGCCTGTGGCCGCTGTCTCGCCGCTCCCCACCTCGCCGGCGGCTGTCACCTGGCCGGCCGCAGCCTTGCCGGGGGCCGACGGGCCGGGCGTCACGGCACCGACCCTCATCTCGCCGGGTGCGGACACCTCACCGGGCGTCGCTTCCGGTCCGCCCGCCCGGACCGCGTTCGGGCGATGGGGTGGGATCGTGAGGTGGATGGCGACGGCGGCCAGGGCGGCGAGCGGGACGTTGACCCAGAAGATGGCATGCCACCCACCAAGCTCCACCCCCGCCACCACCGCACCGGGCACCCCCGCCAGCAACCCTCCGTACAACGGCCCCAGCGCACTGCCCAGCTCCTGCGCCGCCCCCACAGCCCCCAGGGCGACCGGCCGCTCGCGCTCCTCCCACAGATCCCCGATGAGCGCCATCGTGATCGGCAGCAGCGCGCCTCCGGCCACCCCCTGCACGGTACGCCCGGCCACCACCATCACCTCCCCGGCCGCCAGCGCCGTCAGCACCGAGCCGAGGGCGAAGGCCGCCAGGCAGGCGTGGATGAGGGGCCGCCGGCCGTACCGGTCGGAGAGCTGGCCGAGCAGCGGCATCGCGGCGACGTACCCGAGCAGGAAGCCCGTGACGATCGGGGTGGCCCGCTCCAGGTGGTTGAGCGGGATGCCGACGTCCTCGGCGATGTCGATCAGGACCGTCACCACCACGTACGCGTCCAGCGCCGCCAGCAGCACCACCGCGCCGCCGGTACCGAGCACCACCCGCCGGGCGCGCCTCATCGCACCGCCCTCACGTCGCAGGACATCCAGGACGGCGGGTGGCGGCGGCCGGTCGCGCACGGCATGTCAGACAAGCCGGCGGGCCTCACTTGGTGGCGGGCGGCGTGATCGTGACGGGCGCGTCGTAGTCGCTGAACGTCACCGTGACCGTGCCGCCCTGCAACGGCAGGCTGGCCTTGGTGAGCCGGCTGCTGGCCTGGTCGAGCCAGACCTTGCCGTTCACGTCCTGCGTGACGCCCGGCACGATCGGGGAGACGACGGCGGCGGGGAAGGTGGTGGCGACCCGGTAGGAGCCGTCCTCGACGCCCTCCACCTTGGGGCCGGTGGCCGAGGCGAGCAGCTGGGAGATGCCCTTGGTGGGCTGCAGGATCACCGACGGGTCGTAGATCTGCGCGAGCTGCGCCCGCGTCATCTTCTGGAAGCCGCCCGTCGGCCCCTTGAAGTGCACCGTGTCGCCGACCAGGGCGAAGGAGACCTCCTGCAGGGTGCCCAGGATGTCGAGGGTGAGCGTGCCGTCGGCGTCGCCCTGCGCCGTCAGCCGGCCGTCGGCCTTCTTGATCGGCACCTGCGGCTCGCCCTCGGTCGCGATCGCGAAACCGGCCGACTTGACGGCCTTCATCGCCTCGGAGGCCTTGTTCATCAGCTCGGGCCCGGCGGGCAGCTCGGCCCCGCCGCCGCCCGATGAGCACGCCGCCGCTAACGCGAGCGCGGCCACGACGAGGAGTCTTCTGAGCATGCCCGGATCGTATCGACCGGTGGCGGAGACCGTGCGCCGTCGCGGATATCGGTTGGGTGTCAGCGCAGCTTCTTCAGCTGCTCCACCAGCGGCGCGTACGCCTCCTCGATGGCCTCCAGCTGATCGTCGGTGAGCCGGTCGACGAAGTGCTCCCGGACGCTCGCCACGTGGAACGGCGCCACCCGCTGGATCGTCTCCCACCCCTCGTCGGTCAGCACCGCGAACGTGCCCCGGCGGTCGTCACGGCAGTCCTCCCTGACGACCAGGCCCTTGGCCTCCATGCGGGAGATCTGGTGGGACAACCGGCTGCGCGACTGGATCGTCGCGTCGGCCAGGTCGCTCATCCGCATGCGCCGGCCCGGGCTCTCGGAGAGGTTGACGAGGATCTCGTAGTCGTTCAGCGAGAGTGAGTGCTCCTGCAGCTCGCGGTCGAGCCGGTGCATGAGCAGCTTGTGCAGCGCCAGGTGCGTACGCCAGGCACGCTGTTCGGCGGGTGAAAGCCAGCGAGGCGTGCTCATCGGAACCCCTTAAGTGTGCGGGCCTCGTCCTTCGGCCTGGGAAGGGAACGCGGTTCGGCGCCGCAGGATCGAACTCCTCCAAGTATCGCTCCCCTGCGGCTCCGCAGCAGCCGCAGGAGCTCCTCGCCGGTGGAACGGCGCAACGTCTGTGGCGCTGAGGTGGGACTCAAGAGGAGGTACCTCCTCGGCGGGCGATCGGCGGCGAAGCAGGAATCCCTCCCGACAGGCAGGGAATCAGCCAAGATCCCCAATCTAGCGCACGTAGAGTTGAACGCCATGGGGGAGGGCACATCGGGGGAGAGCCTGGGCACCGTGCTCGTAGCCGGTGCCGCGAACCTCGCCATCGCGCTGGCCAAGCTCGTCGCCGGGCTGATCGGCGGCTCGGCGGCGATGTTGTCGGAGTCGGCGCACTCGGCCGCCGACACCGTCACCGAGCTCCTGCTGCTGGTGTCGGTGCGCCGGTCGGGCAAGCCCGCCGACCGGCGGCACCCGTTCGGGTACGGCAAGGCCGGCTTCGTCTGGGCCATGATGGCGGCGGTGGCGACGCTGGTGGGCGGGGCCGGGTTCTCGATCACGCACGGGTTGCACGAGATCAGCCATGGTGAGGAGCTGGCCGATCTCACGCCGTCCTATGTCGTGCTGGCCGTCTCGTTCGTCATCGAGGCCATCTCGTTCACGAAGGCGTACCGGCAGTTGCGGAAGGAGGCGCGCCGCTACGAGGTGAGCCCTGTGCGGCTGGTGCGGCTGACGTCCGACACCGCGCTGAAGGCCGTGCTGTTCGAGGACGCCGCCGCGCTCGTCGGGCTGGTCATCGCCGGCGCGGGGCTGCTCGGCTCGCAGCTGAGCGGCTCGGCGCTCTGGGACGGTGCCGCGTCCGTCGCGATCGGCCTGCTCCTGCTGGTGGTGGCGCTCATCCTGATCCAGTCGAACCTGTCGCTGCTCATCGGGCAGGCGGCGCCGCAGGGCGTGCAGCTCGGCATCCGGGCCGTGCTGATGGCCCAGCCCGAGGTGGAGGACGTCGTCGAGCTGCTGACCATGATGATCGGCCCCGGTGCGGTGCTGGTCGCCGCGAAGATCGACTTCAGGGACGAGGCCAGCGCCGCGGGGGTGGAGATCGCCTGCGAGGAGGTGGACCGGCGGCTGCGGGAGCGTTTCCCCGGGGTCAGGCAGGTCTTCCTCGACCCGACCCCGACCCGCCGCCGCTTCTGACGCCTGACCGGGCCTGCGCTGGTCATGGGGCCGGATCCGGATCGGTCACAGGTGCTGGCCCGGGATGGGCACGCGGCCGGCGGGGCTGTCGGTGACGACCGCCACCCTGATGTCCGGCCCGGCGCTCCACTCCAGCAGATGCCGGCCCGTCAGGTCCTCGCCGCTCTCGCCGACCTTGTCGAGCGTCAGCTCGCCGCGCTTGATGAGTGCCTCCTTGCGGGTCCAGTGCCTGATCAGCTCGTCGTTGCCGGTGACCATCGCCCGCTCGCGCGGGGTGAGCACGCGGTCGGCCAGCACCGTGTCGAGCGGGCCGGGGCGGACGCGCTCGGCGTCCACGCCGACCTTGCCGGGGCCCGCCCCCGCGCACACGTATCCGCGCGTGTGGCTGAAGCTGACCCCCAGGTCAGGGGCCTGTTCCAGGTACGGCCTGCCGTGGCCGAAGCCGTGCAGGTCGCAGTACTGGAGCAGGGTCAGCTCAGCCGGATCGGCGCCGAGCACCTCGGCGGCGCAGAGCCGGACGAGGAGGTGGGCGGCGATGAAAACGGTGCGGTCGTGGTCGAACTTGAAGCGGGCGGCCCGCTCCTGCTCCACCTCGGTGAGCCATTCGTCGGGGGCGCGCACCTCGTCGGGGCGCCCGCCCATCGCTAAGGGGCCGATCGTCAGTCCTTCTTCTTGTCGTCGCCGTCGAGGTTGTACTGGTCCTCCGACGCCGCGCCGAGCACGGTCACGTCATGAATCTTCCAGGTCCCCTTCTCCTTGACAAGGC
The nucleotide sequence above comes from Nonomuraea gerenzanensis. Encoded proteins:
- a CDS encoding MFS transporter codes for the protein MRRARRVVLGTGGAVVLLAALDAYVVVTVLIDIAEDVGIPLNHLERATPIVTGFLLGYVAAMPLLGQLSDRYGRRPLIHACLAAFALGSVLTALAAGEVMVVAGRTVQGVAGGALLPITMALIGDLWEERERPVALGAVGAAQELGSALGPLYGGLLAGVPGAVVAGVELGGWHAIFWVNVPLAALAAVAIHLTIPPHRPNAVRAGGPEATPGEVSAPGEMRVGAVTPGPSAPGKAAAGQVTAAGEVGSGETAATGVTAPSEVASAKTAAAGVTAPGEVASAETTAADGVAAKRVDVVGGVLLALALALLVVGLYNPDPATAVLPPWGPPVIVAGVLVAVAFVWWEIRSPVRLLDLATTRKRPLLATLAVSFLAGAALLVTMVFVQITAQTLLGKEALDASLVLARFLAALAVAALLGGLLARRLGERVVAVAGMALAAGGYWLMSHWPLDLAGAGPAMDRDLVLAGLGLGLVIAPVSSAVLRASTAAQHGVASAAVVVARMMGMLIGIAAVSAWGFYRFQSLTAHLDTPLPFGVDRETYQRRLADYTAKVQAALHTEYTEMFLVTAFICLLGAAVAVLMPRR
- a CDS encoding LppX_LprAFG lipoprotein; translation: MLRRLLVVAALALAAACSSGGGGAELPAGPELMNKASEAMKAVKSAGFAIATEGEPQVPIKKADGRLTAQGDADGTLTLDILGTLQEVSFALVGDTVHFKGPTGGFQKMTRAQLAQIYDPSVILQPTKGISQLLASATGPKVEGVEDGSYRVATTFPAAVVSPIVPGVTQDVNGKVWLDQASSRLTKASLPLQGGTVTVTFSDYDAPVTITPPATK
- a CDS encoding MarR family winged helix-turn-helix transcriptional regulator; its protein translation is MSTPRWLSPAEQRAWRTHLALHKLLMHRLDRELQEHSLSLNDYEILVNLSESPGRRMRMSDLADATIQSRSRLSHQISRMEAKGLVVREDCRDDRRGTFAVLTDEGWETIQRVAPFHVASVREHFVDRLTDDQLEAIEEAYAPLVEQLKKLR
- a CDS encoding cation diffusion facilitator family transporter — protein: MGEGTSGESLGTVLVAGAANLAIALAKLVAGLIGGSAAMLSESAHSAADTVTELLLLVSVRRSGKPADRRHPFGYGKAGFVWAMMAAVATLVGGAGFSITHGLHEISHGEELADLTPSYVVLAVSFVIEAISFTKAYRQLRKEARRYEVSPVRLVRLTSDTALKAVLFEDAAALVGLVIAGAGLLGSQLSGSALWDGAASVAIGLLLLVVALILIQSNLSLLIGQAAPQGVQLGIRAVLMAQPEVEDVVELLTMMIGPGAVLVAAKIDFRDEASAAGVEIACEEVDRRLRERFPGVRQVFLDPTPTRRRF
- a CDS encoding 4'-phosphopantetheinyl transferase family protein; this encodes MGGRPDEVRAPDEWLTEVEQERAARFKFDHDRTVFIAAHLLVRLCAAEVLGADPAELTLLQYCDLHGFGHGRPYLEQAPDLGVSFSHTRGYVCAGAGPGKVGVDAERVRPGPLDTVLADRVLTPRERAMVTGNDELIRHWTRKEALIKRGELTLDKVGESGEDLTGRHLLEWSAGPDIRVAVVTDSPAGRVPIPGQHL